A segment of the bacterium genome:
CGCAGCCAGCGCTGCCTTTCCAGAGGATTTTGACCGCAAGCTGCGCAAAGCCAAAGCCATCGGAACCGGCCTTTTTTTTATTCACCTTAATGCCCCCTGCCCGACCGGTTGGGCTATGTACCGGCCAAGATCATTCAGGGGACGCGCAGTGTGGTGCTCTGCAACGCCTTTCCGCTCTATGAGATGGAGGACGGCCTTGCCTATACGCTGGACAAGGCAGGCAACCTGTCAGTGGCGGAGTACCTTGACATGCAGAGCCGGTTCCGCCGACTGGATGCGGATACGATCCAAGAGATCCAGGAGTGCGTCGACTTGGAGTAGCGGCGTTTGCGGCAAAAAGCGCGGACCGGCGGGCTGGATGCCGCGGTCCCCACAGTCTTGTGAAAATTAAAATCCCCACTTTTTTAGAAAATATTTGTTATATTTAAGAATAGCTCAGGGCGCTGAGGCCTAGCGGCGAAAGAATCAGCAGCGCGCCCGACGTTGCAGGGCTTGAGCCCTTCAACGGACCGTTGATGAAAAGCAAAAGGGGTTGCTTATGGACACGGTCTCAATCCTGCCTCCCGGTTCAATCGGGAAAAACTTTATTCCCGATGAATTCCTCCCGGGAAACAAAGATGAGTACTTTTACCGGAACCTGCAATCATTGTGGCCCACCAGCCGATGGCGGCATCTGCATGCCGCGGAGGTGGAACGGTTGGTCAAGAATAACAACACCTCCAGCAATTGGGACGACGTTCTTGTCACCGACCAGTTTGAACCCGCGCTGCTGGTCAACAATCAATTTTTCGGCATGGTGCGGATCGGACGGCTGCAGAACGCCGTGCTGGAGCATAACGATCTGAAACTGCCCACCGGCATCACCGGCAGCATCATCATCGCCTGCGACATCGGCGATGACGTAGCCATTCACAATGTCGGCTATCTGTCCCATTTCATAGTCGGCAATCGCTGCATTCTCTCCAAGGTGGATGAGATGAACACCAGCGACCACGCCAAGTTCGGCAACGGCATTGTCAAGGACGGTGAAAAGGAGGAGGTGCGCATCTGGCTGGATCTGATGAATGAGGTCGGCTGCCGCCGGGTGGCCCCTTTTGACGGCATGATCGCGGCTGATGCCTATCTGTGGGCCAAGTACCGGGATGACCGGCGTCTGCAGGACCGGCTGCGGGAGATCACGCAAAACAGCTTTGATTCGCATCGGGGATATTACGGCATCATCGGCGATCAATGCGTGATAAAAAATTCATTGATCCTCAAGGACGTCAAGATCGGGTCGCACTGTTACATCAAAGGCGCCAACAAACTTAAGAACTTGACGATCCATTCCTCCTACGAAGAGCCTACGCAGATCGGCGAGGGGGTTGAACTGGTCAACGGGATCATCGGCTACGGCTGCCATATCTTTTACGGCTGCAAGGCGGTCCGCTTCGTGCTCGGCGACAACTCTAATCTCAAGTACGGCGCCCGGCTCATCAATTCCTTTCTCGGCGACAATTCCACCATCTCCTGCTGCGAAGTGCTTAACAATCTGATCTTTCCTGCGCATGAACAGCATCACAACAATTCTTTTCTGGTGGCGGGAATCGTGCTCGGGCAGAGCAACGTGGCTGCCGGCGCCACCATCGGCTCCAACCACAACAGCCGGGCTAATGACAACGAGATTCAGGCGGGACGCGGCTTTTGGCCCGGGCTGTGCACTAGCATCAAGCATTCCAGCCGTTTTGCCTCATTTGTGTTGCTCTCCAAGGCGGATTATCCGGCGGAGCTTGACATTCCGCTGCCGTTCTCGTTGCTCAGCAACAACGCCTCGTTGGATCGGCTGGAGATCATGCCCGCCTACTGGTGGCTGTACAACATGTATGCCTTAAAGCGCAACGCCGCCAAATACGCGAGCCGCGACAAGCGGAAAATAAAAAAACAAAACATCGAATTTGACGCCCTGGCCCCGGACACCATCGAGGAGAT
Coding sequences within it:
- a CDS encoding DUF4954 family protein, which produces MDTVSILPPGSIGKNFIPDEFLPGNKDEYFYRNLQSLWPTSRWRHLHAAEVERLVKNNNTSSNWDDVLVTDQFEPALLVNNQFFGMVRIGRLQNAVLEHNDLKLPTGITGSIIIACDIGDDVAIHNVGYLSHFIVGNRCILSKVDEMNTSDHAKFGNGIVKDGEKEEVRIWLDLMNEVGCRRVAPFDGMIAADAYLWAKYRDDRRLQDRLREITQNSFDSHRGYYGIIGDQCVIKNSLILKDVKIGSHCYIKGANKLKNLTIHSSYEEPTQIGEGVELVNGIIGYGCHIFYGCKAVRFVLGDNSNLKYGARLINSFLGDNSTISCCEVLNNLIFPAHEQHHNNSFLVAGIVLGQSNVAAGATIGSNHNSRANDNEIQAGRGFWPGLCTSIKHSSRFASFVLLSKADYPAELDIPLPFSLLSNNASLDRLEIMPAYWWLYNMYALKRNAAKYASRDKRKIKKQNIEFDALAPDTIEEILAACLLLEIWTAKAWLRSQGRYQGDEAEETLTSLGRKLLSAAEDKTKDLEILGEDMERSSRKVVILKARAAYQAYQDMVRYYGVKNLIAFLTSHPRAGFPSLRKKLRGRRIDRWVNFGGQLMPEQDADQLRSDIAASKLNSWQAIHDRYNELWAAYPLEKQRHAYAALCAVLQSKDLSKKQWLELLDDSIRIQTYINDQVYISRKKDFDNRFHRATFRNLEEMTAAVGTIEQNDFIHQVREETRRYVEEVRRMKGRS